From the Malus domestica chromosome 17, GDT2T_hap1 genome, one window contains:
- the LOC103405860 gene encoding peroxidase P7-like, whose translation MASVSYFFIAVVFIFGCCSNAQLSPNFYASTCPNLETIVRRAMTEAVIKELRIGASILRLFFHDCFVNGCDASILLDDTPTFTGEKNALPNQNSARGFEVIDTIKTRVEAACSSTVSCADILALAARDGVVLLGGPNWTVPLGRRDARTASQSDANTQIPAPFSDIATLTANFASKGLDAEDMTVLVGAHTVGYAQCANFRSHIYNDTNINPIFANFRKIGCPASGGDSNLAPFDATPVTFDNDYYKTLVGHRGLLHSDQEFFNNGPQDSLVTTYSRDNVAWRSDFAGSMVKMGNISPLTGTQGEIRRNCRFQN comes from the exons ATGGCCTCTGTATCCTACTTCTTCATTGCAGTAGTCTTCATCTTTGGCTGCTGCAGCAATGCACAGCTCTCTCCCAACTTCTACGCCTCAACTTGCCCAAACCTCGAGACCATCGTGCGCAGAGCTATGACCGAAGCCGTTATTAAAGAGTTACGGATCGGTGCCTCTATCCTTCGCTTGTTCTTCCACGATTGCTTTGTCAAT GGTTGCGACGCTTCCATACTGTTGGACGACACGCCGACCTTCACAGGCGAAAAGAATGCGCTCCCGAACCAGAACTCAGCTAGGGGCTTTGAAGTGATTGATACCATTAAAACCCGTGTGGAAGCAGCTTGCAGTTCTACTGTATCTTGTGCAGATATTTTAGCACTTGCGGCCCGAGACGGAGTAGTGTTG CTTGGAGGACCCAACTGGACGGTACCACTAGGCCGAAGAGATGCAAGAACAGCAAGCCAAAGTGATGCCAACACCCAAATCCCAGCCCCGTTCTCTGACATCGCAACCCTGACCGCCAACTTTGCGAGCAAAGGCTTAGATGCCGAGGACATGACGGTGCTCGTTGGTGCCCACACAGTAGGCTACGCTCAGTGTGCAAATTTCAGGAGCCACATATACAATGATACCAACATAAACCCCATTTTTGCAAATTTTCGGAAGATCGGTTGTCCAGCTTCTGGTGGAGACAGCAATCTAGCCCCCTTTGATGCAACACCAGTTACTTTCGACAATGACTACTACAAGACCCTTGTTGGTCATCGCGGTCTTCTTCATTCGGATCAGGAGTTCTTTAATAATGGGCCTCAGGATTCATTGGTTACAACTTATAGTAGGGACAATGTAGCCTGGAGAAGCGACTTTGCTGGGTCCATGGTGAAGATGGGCAACATTAGTCCTCTAACTGGGACACAAGGAGAGATCAGAAGGAATTGCAGATTCCAAAATTAA